A part of Gossypium hirsutum isolate 1008001.06 chromosome A07, Gossypium_hirsutum_v2.1, whole genome shotgun sequence genomic DNA contains:
- the LOC107955313 gene encoding ATPase GET3A, whose protein sequence is MADSEDIPESTVHNILEQDTLKWVFVGGKGGVGKTTCSSIISMLLARVRPSVLIISTDPAHNLSDAFQQRFTKTPTLVYGFKNLYAMEVDPSVDNDEFGTEGMDSLFSDLANAIPGIDEAMSFGEMLKLVQTMDYSCIVFDTAPTGHTLRLLQFPATLEKGLEKMMSLKSKFGGLLSQVTRIFGVEDEFGEDAIIGRLEGMKNVIEQVNKQFKDPDLTTFVCVCIPEFLSLYETERLVQELTKFEIDTHNIIINQVLFDDEDVESKLLKARMRMQQKYLDQFFMLYDDFHITKLPLLPEEVTGVEALKRFSRHFITPYQPSLEKGTVEEVEQRLSRLKEQLAEAEAELEKL, encoded by the exons ATGGCAGACAGTGAGGATATACCAGAGTCAACCGTTCATAACATATTGGAGCAAGATACCCTGAAGTGGGTTTTCGTTGGTGGCAAAGGAGGTGTGGGTAAGACCACTTGTAGCTCGATTATTTCGATGCTCTTGGCTCGGGTGCGACCCTCTGTCCTGATTATTTCCACCGACCCTGCTCATAATCTCAGCGATGCTTTTCAACAGAGATTCACTAAGACTCCCACTTTGGTCTATGGCTTCAAGAATTTATATGCCATG GAGGTAGATCCTAGCGTGGATAATGATGAATTCGGGACGGAAGGAATGGATAGTTTATTTTCAGACTTGGCGAATGCAATTCCAGGAATTGATGAGGCGATGAGCTTTGGAGAGATGCTTAA ATTGGTGCAGACAATGGATTATTCGTGCATTGTATTCGACACTGCCCCAACCGGACATACACTTCGGCTTTTACAGTTTCCAGCTACCTTAGAGAAGGGACTTGAAAAAATGATGTCGCTGAAAAGCAAATTTGGTGGTTTATTGAGTCAG GTGACCCGTATTTTTGGAGTTGAAGATGAGTTTGGGGAGGATGCAATTATAGGGAGGCTTGAAGGCATGAAAAATGTGATTGAACAAGTTAATAAGCAGTTCAAAGACCCA GACTTGACAACATTTGTCTGCGTTTGCATTCCGGAGTTCCTGTCTCTCTATGAAACAGAGAGATTGGTGCAAGAACTCACCAAATTTGAGATTGATACTCATAATATTATCATTAACCAAGTACTTTTTGATGATGAAG ATGTTGAGTCCAAGTTATTAAAAGCTCGAATGCGGATGCAACAAAAGTACCTTGATCAGTTTTTcatgttatatgatgattttcaCATCACTAAGCTGCCATTGCTGCCAGAAGAG GTTACTGGGGTTGAAGCTCTGAAAAGATTTTCACGCCATTTTATTACACCATATCAACCATCCCTCGAAAAGGGAACTGTAGAAGAGGTAGAGCAAAGACTATCGAGGTTAAAGGAACAGTTGGCCGAGGCTGAAGCCGAACTCGAGAAActctaa